A window of the Streptomyces finlayi genome harbors these coding sequences:
- a CDS encoding transglutaminase TgpA family protein yields MSGRGRLALCAFAATLMASGALLPLVDPAGWILQAALLLAIQSGVGALARRVPLARTLTVGAQVLLTTVLLTVAFAREQAFLGVLPGPETVLWMQELFSAGFDDVGKYAIPAPATDGIRLMLVGGVLLIGLGVDALAVTFRSAAPAGLPLLALYSVAAGLSEGGAGWLWFLLAASGYLLLLLAEGRDRLSQWGRVFGGAAGSPGGLTAGIADSGGRAFASVRTGRRIGVLTLGIALVVPAALPALDGGLLAGSGSGTGRGGGGGTISAVNPLVSLQNNLNQPEDREVMTYRTDSGAPEDFYLRILALDQFNGTEWRPSTRRLTDVPGRLPRPTGLGSGVAVTEIRTNLSSSPSYQQTYLPLPYPATEVKIGGRWRYEPEGRTLVGDDGQTTGNARYEVSSLVVLPTADQLAAAGPPPPELAREYTKVPDSLPDVVRRTAAEVTEGSTNAYERAVAMQDWFASKGGFTYDTTVSSGTGTAAIGRFLKDKQGFCVHFSFTMAAMARTLGIPSRVAVGFTPGTFQSNGSMSVGLRDAHAWPELYFEGVGWTRFEPTPSRGSTPSYTLPDAPTGGTNDPAQPSTDASRAPSAAPSASQNCPEQLRRQGECGAAALPGAVGPADPGTPLRSVVLLSLAAALLLVLPLVPLLWRTRARGHRLGFSPGRTPADAMARTMAAWRELTDTAWDHGIPPDESQTPRKAAARIVRLGELDGAAAASAHRVAGAVEQVLYAPQPRSATGLTEDVLAVRAALRASVGRPARLRAVIAPRSAVRVVWTASERWAALARRWADRPGRDRWAGRFRRLSRQRG; encoded by the coding sequence ATGAGTGGTCGTGGTCGGCTGGCGCTGTGCGCCTTCGCGGCGACGCTGATGGCGTCGGGCGCCCTCCTGCCACTGGTCGATCCGGCCGGCTGGATTCTGCAGGCGGCCCTGCTGCTGGCGATCCAGAGCGGGGTGGGCGCGCTGGCCCGCCGGGTGCCGCTGGCGAGGACGCTGACGGTCGGCGCGCAGGTCCTGCTCACGACGGTCCTGCTGACCGTGGCGTTCGCCAGGGAGCAGGCGTTCCTCGGTGTGCTGCCGGGCCCCGAGACCGTGCTGTGGATGCAAGAGCTGTTCAGTGCGGGCTTCGACGATGTCGGCAAATACGCGATCCCCGCTCCCGCGACGGACGGCATCCGGCTGATGCTGGTCGGCGGTGTGCTGCTGATCGGACTCGGGGTGGACGCGCTCGCGGTGACGTTCCGCAGTGCGGCCCCTGCCGGACTGCCGCTGCTCGCGCTCTACTCGGTGGCCGCCGGACTGTCCGAGGGGGGCGCGGGCTGGCTCTGGTTCCTGCTCGCCGCCTCCGGATATCTGCTGTTGCTGCTGGCCGAGGGACGTGACCGGCTCTCCCAGTGGGGGCGGGTCTTCGGCGGCGCGGCCGGGTCGCCGGGCGGTCTGACCGCCGGCATCGCGGATTCGGGCGGACGCGCGTTCGCCTCCGTGCGTACGGGGCGGCGTATCGGGGTCCTGACGCTGGGCATCGCGCTGGTCGTCCCGGCGGCGCTGCCCGCCCTGGACGGCGGGCTTCTGGCCGGATCGGGCTCGGGGACAGGCAGGGGCGGCGGCGGGGGCACGATCTCCGCGGTCAATCCGCTGGTCTCGCTCCAGAACAATCTGAACCAGCCGGAGGACCGGGAGGTGATGACGTATCGCACCGACTCCGGGGCCCCGGAGGACTTCTATCTGCGCATCCTGGCCCTGGACCAGTTCAACGGAACCGAGTGGCGGCCGTCGACCCGCCGGCTGACGGATGTGCCGGGACGGCTCCCGCGGCCCACGGGTCTGGGTTCCGGCGTCGCCGTCACGGAGATCAGGACGAACCTCTCCTCGTCGCCCTCCTACCAGCAGACGTACCTCCCGCTCCCCTATCCGGCGACCGAGGTGAAGATCGGCGGGCGCTGGCGGTACGAGCCCGAGGGCCGCACGCTCGTCGGGGACGACGGGCAGACGACGGGGAATGCGAGGTACGAGGTCAGCAGCCTGGTGGTTCTGCCGACCGCGGATCAGCTCGCCGCGGCGGGCCCGCCGCCGCCGGAGCTGGCACGCGAGTACACCAAGGTGCCCGATTCGCTGCCGGACGTGGTGCGCAGGACCGCGGCCGAGGTGACGGAGGGCTCCACGAACGCGTACGAGAGGGCGGTCGCCATGCAGGACTGGTTCGCCTCGAAGGGCGGCTTCACCTACGACACGACGGTGAGTTCGGGGACGGGCACGGCGGCGATCGGCCGGTTCCTCAAGGACAAGCAGGGCTTCTGCGTCCACTTCTCGTTCACGATGGCGGCGATGGCACGGACCCTGGGTATACCCTCCCGGGTCGCGGTGGGCTTCACTCCCGGGACCTTCCAGTCGAACGGCTCGATGTCCGTCGGGCTGCGTGACGCCCACGCCTGGCCCGAGCTGTACTTCGAGGGCGTGGGCTGGACACGGTTCGAGCCGACCCCGTCCCGGGGCTCCACCCCTTCGTACACGCTGCCGGACGCTCCCACGGGCGGTACGAACGATCCGGCCCAGCCGTCCACGGACGCCTCCCGGGCGCCGTCGGCCGCTCCGTCCGCCTCGCAGAACTGCCCGGAGCAACTACGCCGTCAGGGTGAGTGCGGTGCCGCGGCGCTGCCCGGCGCGGTGGGTCCGGCCGATCCGGGGACTCCGCTGCGCAGCGTGGTGCTGCTGAGCCTGGCTGCCGCGCTGCTGCTGGTGCTGCCTCTGGTGCCGCTGCTCTGGCGGACCCGGGCACGCGGGCACAGGCTGGGCTTCTCCCCGGGCCGTACGCCCGCGGACGCCATGGCCAGAACGATGGCGGCCTGGCGCGAACTGACGGACACGGCCTGGGACCACGGCATCCCGCCGGACGAGTCGCAGACGCCGCGCAAGGCGGCGGCGCGGATCGTGCGGCTGGGCGAACTCGACGGCGCCGCGGCGGCTTCGGCCCACCGGGTGGCGGGTGCGGTGGAGCAGGTGCTGTACGCCCCGCAGCCACGGTCGGCCACGGGGCTCACCGAGGACGTCCTTGCCGTCCGTGCAGCTCTGCGGGCCTCCGTGGGCCGCCCGGCCCGGCTCCGCGCGGTGATCGCGCCGCGCTCGGCCGTCCGGGTGGTGTGGACGGCTTCCGAGCGGTGGGCCGCGCTCGCGCGGCGGTGGGCGGACCGGCCGGGCCGCGACCGGTGGGCCGGGCGATTCCGCCGGCTGTCCCGCCAGCGGGGCTGA
- a CDS encoding AAA family ATPase, which produces MTTYDDRASLTDLTTTVEQVRRSVESVIEGKPEVVRLSLTVLLAEGHLLIEDVPGVGKTMLAKALARSIDCSVRRIQFTPDLLPSDITGVSIFDQQRREFEFKPGAIFAQIVIGDEINRASPKTQSALLESMEERQVTIDGHSYELPNPFMVVATQNPVEMEGTYPLPEAQRDRFMARVSIGYPSPEAELQMLDVHGGVSPLDDLQPVAHAHDIVKLIDAVRTVHVADSVRRYAVELVGATRNHPDLRLGASPRATLHLLRAAKASAALSGREYALPDDVQALAVAVLAHRLLPTAQAQLNRRTAEQVVLEILQRTPVPTSAGGVTAPAVPPHQPGHPVYGQQPPGTRRL; this is translated from the coding sequence GTGACGACCTATGACGATCGAGCGAGCCTCACAGATCTGACCACCACAGTGGAGCAGGTGCGCAGGTCGGTGGAGAGTGTGATCGAGGGCAAGCCTGAGGTCGTACGGCTTTCGCTGACCGTGCTGCTCGCGGAGGGACATCTCCTCATCGAGGATGTCCCCGGAGTCGGCAAGACGATGCTGGCCAAGGCTCTGGCGCGGTCCATCGACTGCTCGGTGCGGCGTATTCAGTTCACTCCCGACCTGCTGCCCTCGGACATCACCGGGGTGTCGATCTTCGACCAGCAGCGACGGGAGTTCGAGTTCAAACCGGGCGCGATCTTCGCTCAGATCGTGATCGGCGACGAGATCAACCGAGCGTCGCCCAAGACCCAGTCGGCGCTGCTGGAGTCGATGGAGGAACGCCAGGTCACCATCGACGGGCACTCGTACGAGCTGCCCAACCCGTTCATGGTGGTGGCCACGCAGAACCCGGTCGAGATGGAGGGCACCTACCCGCTGCCCGAGGCCCAGCGCGACCGCTTCATGGCGCGGGTGTCGATCGGCTATCCGAGCCCCGAGGCCGAGCTCCAGATGCTCGACGTGCACGGCGGGGTCTCGCCGCTGGACGATCTCCAGCCGGTGGCCCACGCCCACGACATCGTGAAGCTGATCGACGCCGTGCGCACGGTCCACGTGGCCGATTCCGTCCGGCGGTACGCGGTGGAGCTCGTGGGCGCCACCCGTAACCACCCGGATCTGCGGCTCGGCGCGTCACCGCGCGCGACGCTGCATCTGCTGCGCGCGGCGAAGGCGTCGGCCGCCCTCAGCGGGCGCGAGTACGCCCTGCCGGACGACGTGCAGGCCCTCGCCGTGGCGGTGCTCGCCCACCGGCTGCTGCCCACGGCGCAGGCGCAGCTGAACCGCAGGACCGCCGAGCAGGTGGTGCTGGAGATCCTGCAGCGCACCCCCGTACCCACCTCGGCCGGCGGGGTGACGGCCCCTGCCGTACCCCCGCATCAGCCCGGCCACCCGGTGTACGGCCAGCAGCCGCCCGGCACCCGGCGGCTGTGA
- a CDS encoding DUF58 domain-containing protein, translating to MAAGGPGAVDDDGDKGGLRAALSGLTTRGRSFLAAGVAAAVCAYVLGQGDLLRVGLLLAVLPLICVAVLYRTRYRVTGSRWLSPSRVPAGSEARVHLRMDNISRLPTGLLMLQDRVPYVLGPRPRFVLDRVEAGGRREVSYRVRSDLRGRYPLGPLQLRLSDPFGMCELTRSFSAYDTLTVIPRTESLPVLRLAGEASGYGDGRQRSLALAGEDDVIPRGYRHGDDLRRVHWRSTARYGELMVRREEQPQRARCTVLLDTRRIAYQGAGPDSAFEWAVSAAASALVHMLERGFGVRLLTDDGSSVAGEGSDGFAGSTQESADSAGLMMDTLAVVDHSDGGGLSRAYDVLRGGNEGLLIAFFGDLDEEQVAVASRMRQRSGAAVAFVVDSEGWVRGGDGTPPAPVTARLRLLREAGWTAVAVPPGTRLTPLWQQAGQQHGDTQSAATGGLKGFSGGWS from the coding sequence ATGGCGGCCGGGGGGCCCGGCGCCGTGGACGACGACGGCGACAAGGGCGGTCTCCGGGCCGCCCTCAGCGGTCTGACCACACGCGGGCGGTCCTTCCTCGCGGCCGGTGTGGCCGCCGCGGTCTGCGCCTATGTACTGGGCCAGGGCGACCTGCTGCGGGTCGGCCTGCTGCTCGCCGTGCTGCCGCTGATCTGCGTGGCCGTGCTCTACCGCACCCGCTACCGGGTCACCGGAAGCCGCTGGCTGTCGCCGTCGCGGGTGCCGGCGGGCTCGGAGGCACGGGTGCACCTGCGGATGGACAACATCTCCCGGCTGCCCACCGGGCTGCTCATGCTCCAGGACCGCGTTCCGTACGTGCTCGGTCCGCGGCCCCGGTTCGTCCTGGACCGGGTGGAGGCGGGCGGCAGGCGCGAGGTGTCCTACCGGGTCCGGTCGGATCTGCGCGGGCGCTACCCGCTGGGTCCCCTGCAGCTGCGGCTCAGCGATCCGTTCGGGATGTGCGAGCTGACCCGTTCGTTCAGTGCGTACGACACCCTGACCGTCATCCCCCGCACCGAGTCCCTGCCGGTCCTGCGGCTGGCCGGTGAAGCTTCGGGATACGGCGACGGCCGGCAGCGGTCGCTGGCCCTGGCCGGCGAGGACGATGTCATTCCGCGCGGCTACCGGCATGGCGACGACCTCCGCCGGGTCCACTGGCGCTCCACCGCTCGTTACGGCGAACTGATGGTGCGCCGCGAGGAGCAGCCGCAGCGGGCCAGGTGCACGGTGCTCCTGGACACCCGGCGCATCGCCTATCAGGGGGCCGGTCCTGATTCGGCCTTCGAGTGGGCGGTCTCCGCAGCGGCTTCGGCGCTGGTGCACATGCTGGAGCGCGGCTTCGGGGTGCGACTGCTCACGGACGACGGCAGTTCGGTGGCGGGTGAGGGGTCCGACGGCTTCGCCGGATCGACCCAGGAGTCCGCCGATTCCGCGGGACTGATGATGGACACGCTCGCGGTCGTCGACCATTCGGACGGCGGCGGCCTGTCGCGCGCCTACGACGTGCTGCGGGGCGGCAACGAAGGGCTGCTGATCGCATTCTTCGGTGACCTCGACGAGGAGCAGGTCGCCGTGGCGAGCCGGATGCGGCAGCGCAGCGGAGCCGCCGTGGCGTTCGTCGTGGACAGCGAGGGCTGGGTGCGGGGCGGGGACGGGACACCGCCCGCCCCGGTCACGGCGCGTCTGCGGCTGCTGCGCGAGGCGGGCTGGACGGCCGTGGCCGTTCCGCCCGGGACGCGGCTCACCCCGCTGTGGCAACAGGCCGGGCAGCAGCACGGTGACACGCAGTCCGCCGCGACCGGCGGACTTAAGGGCTTCTCCGGGGGATGGTCATGA
- a CDS encoding beta-class carbonic anhydrase: protein MSTSAHSPAEPAAPASPAAGAVRSGGTVTDRLVEANARYADKFSDPGMDARPVLHVAVVACMDARLDLHDALGLELGDCHTIRNAGGVVTDDVIRSLTISQRALGTRSVILIHHTNCGLESLTEDFRHELELEVGQRPVWAVEAYSDADQDVRQSMQRVRTSPFLLHTDDIRGFVFDVTTGLLREIFPTS, encoded by the coding sequence ATGTCGACTTCCGCGCACTCCCCCGCAGAACCCGCCGCCCCCGCCTCCCCTGCCGCGGGCGCGGTCCGTTCCGGTGGCACGGTCACCGATCGCCTGGTCGAGGCGAACGCCCGCTACGCGGACAAGTTCAGCGACCCCGGCATGGACGCCCGGCCGGTTCTGCACGTAGCCGTGGTCGCCTGCATGGACGCCCGTCTCGACCTGCACGACGCGCTCGGCCTGGAGCTCGGCGACTGTCACACCATCCGCAACGCGGGCGGTGTGGTCACCGACGACGTGATCCGCTCCCTGACCATCAGCCAGCGCGCCCTGGGCACCCGCAGCGTCATCCTCATCCACCACACCAACTGCGGTCTGGAATCGCTCACGGAGGACTTCCGGCACGAACTGGAGCTCGAGGTCGGCCAGCGGCCGGTCTGGGCGGTGGAGGCGTACTCCGACGCCGACCAGGACGTGCGCCAGTCGATGCAGCGCGTGCGCACCTCACCGTTCCTGCTGCACACGGACGACATCCGCGGTTTCGTGTTCGACGTGACCACCGGTCTGCTGCGCGAGATCTTTCCCACCTCCTGA